Proteins encoded together in one Ictidomys tridecemlineatus isolate mIctTri1 chromosome 3, mIctTri1.hap1, whole genome shotgun sequence window:
- the Ripply3 gene encoding protein ripply3, protein MRPEPAAGAWEGPGRVCHCPGNDSRRPSSPHGPESSSPTPWRPWTLTPADAELTRTGSLCEPGEKQQTWRSKGAFGFQHPVRLYLPISKRQEYLQSSGEKVLASFPVQATLHFYNDESELDSDEEEQGEETQTYHLQCQESEGHQENGPGGQGRGGLVNPSREGDGLRGGLCGKGQLPRGDPPVGSECISSK, encoded by the exons ATGAGACCCGAGCCGGCTGCCGGAGCCTGGGAGGGGCCGGGGCGCGTCTGTCACTGTCCTGGGAACGATTCCCGGAGGCCGTCGTCGCCACACGGGCCCGAGAG TTCTAGCCCAACACCATGGAGACCCTGGACACTGACTCCAGCAGATGCAGAACTGACCAGAACTGGAAGCCTG TGTGAGCCTGGGGAGAAACAACAGACTTGGAGATCGAAGGGGGCCTTTGGGTTTCAGCATCCTGTCAG ACTTTATTTACCCATTTCAAAGCGTCAAGAATACCTGCAGAGTTCCGGGGAGAAGGTGCTGGCCAGTTTCCCAGTGCAAGCCACCCTTCATTTCTACAACGATGAGTCTGAGCTGGATTCAGATGAGGAAGAGCAAGGGGAGGAAACGCAGACCTACCATCTTCAGTGCCAGGAGTCAGAAGGTCACCAGGAAAATGGCCCAGGGGGACAGGGCAGAGGCGGGCTGGTAAACCCATCTAGAGAAGGGGATGGTCTAAGGGGTGGCCTCTGTGGTAAGGGTCAGCTCCCTCGTGGTGACCCTCCTGTGGGCAGTGAGTGCATCTCATCCAAATGA